Genomic window (Cellulosilyticum lentocellum DSM 5427):
GAAATAATATTGATCTATATAGGTGTTATTATCTACAAGCACTTTTAGTTTCAAGGTATACCTCCTAAATAAGTTATTTATGCATAGCTAATAGTTTAGAGGATAAGGGGAAGATTTGCAACTAAAACAAAAATTTAAACATAGTTGTAATTGATTGACAAAATTCGACAATCATGATATATTCGAGACAATCGTAATTTCGAACATAAGTAAGGGTAAACACAAATAATGTTCGGAAAAACCTATGGATATGTTAAAAAATGCTAATTGCACAATTGATAATAACGTATGGATTTAATTTTATAAATGTTGAATAGGTATGACAGACAGTATTTAATACATAATTTTACTTCTTTTAGCAGTAGAAGTTAAGTAATGATAAGCAATAAATAGACAAAAGAATTGACTTGAAGGAAAGGATGACAACATGGACGCTAAAATGAAACACATATTTGATGAAACCATCAAGCAAACAATAGAACTAGCAGAAGATATTTATAAACATCCTGAATTAGGTTATAAAGAAGTTCGAACAGCTGGTAAAGTAAAAGAAATATTAGAAGCAGAAGGGATCCCTTATCAAGATCATGTAGCATATACGGGAATTTTGGCTACGCTTGATTCTGGTAAGCCAGGACCACATATTGGACTGATTTGTGAACTAGATGGTGTGCCAACACTCAATCACCCTTATGCTAATAAAGAAGACAACGCAGCCCATACTTGTGGACATTATGCGCAAATCGGAGCAATGATGGGTGTGTTCCTATCACTTAATAAAGCTAAGGTAATGGACCAGCTTTGCGGGAAGGTCACTTTAGTAGTCACACCTGCAGAAGAATTTTGTGATTTAGAGTATCGCAAAGGACTTATTGCAGAAGGTAAGATCAAGCACGCTTCAGGAAAACAAGAAATGATTGAACTAGGGGTATTTGATGATATGGCCCTCATCCTATCTTGTCATACCATGGGACTTGATATGAATGTTTATGACGCGGAGATTGGTGCAGGATTAAATGGCTTCTTATGTAAGAAAGCTATTTTCCATGGTAAGGGTGCTCATGCAGGAAGTAATCCAGCTGGTGGCATTAATGCCTTAAATGCAGCTAATTTAGCCATGACAGGTATTAATTTCTTAAGGGAGACCTTCCGTGAGGAAGATGCTATTCGTGTACACTTTGTAGTCAAAGAAGGTGGTCAAACTGTTAATACAGTTCCAGAGCGAGTAACAATGGAAATGTATGTACGTGCAAAGACAGTGGATGCCATCTTAGAAACAGATCAAAAAGTAACAAGGGCTTTAAGAGCAGGAGCACTTGCTATTGGCTGTGATTTAGAGATTATAGATATACCAGGGTACTTGCCTCTTCATCAAGATAAGAACTTAACAGAACTTGTTAAAATACATATTTTAAATTATGTGTCATCAGAAAGAATTGCCCAAGGAACACATGGATTTGCCTCTGGAGATATGGGAGATTTATCAAGCTTATATCCAATTGTTGAGATTGGTGTAGGTGGCTTTACAGGAACAATGCACGGCTGTGATTTTAGAACAGCTGACTATGAGCAAGCTTACCATATACCAGCCGCTTATTTTATAGATACCATTATTGACCTTCTATCAGATGGTGGTAAAAAAGCTTATGACATTAAAGAAAAATTTAACCCTATTATGAGCAAAGAAGCCTATTTAGCAATGCTAGATGGATTCAATAAAACAACTATTTATAAAAAAGGAGAATAAGAAGATGACAAAGAAATGGGCTAGAGTATTACTCACATCATTACTTACAGCAGCCTTATTTACAGGATGTTCTAGTGCACCAGCAGAAAGTAAACCAGAGGAAGGAACACAAACAGAAGCAGGAACAAATGAAACTAATGGTGAAAAAGTAAAAGTAAGCCTACTCGTAACAGGTTCTTTCGGAGATAAAGCTTTCAATGATTCAGCTCAAACAGGTATGAAACAAGTAGCAGAACAGCTTAGTGATAAAGTTGAAGTTGAAATGATTGAAATGGGTAATGACAAAACAAAATTTGAAGGTTCTTTATTAGATGCTTCTGAATCTGACTCAGACATTATCATTGTAGGAACATGGGATATGAAAGAAATTCTTGAGCAAACAGCTCCTTTATTCCCAGATAAAAAATACATCATCTTTGATACAGATGTAGACTATGCAGCAAGCGATTTAAGTAATGTATATTCTATGAGCTACAAACAAAACGAAGCAGCGTTCCTTGCAGGTGTACTTGCAGCTAGCACAACAACTTCTGATATGACTTATGCAAATGAAGAAGCTACAATTGGTTTCGTAGGTGCAAAAGATACAGCAGCGGTTATCAATGACTCAGCAGTTGGATTCATCCAAGGGGCACAATTCATTAACCCAGATATTAAAGTACTTGTTTCTTACGTAGGTTCTTACGTAGACTCTGCTAAAGCAAAAGAACTTGCTTTAACACAATACGCTTCAGGTGCTGACTGTGTATTCGTAGCAGCAGGTCCAGCTTCAGTAGGTGTTATTGAAGCTGCAGCAGAAAGCAAAAAATACGTAATCGGGGTAGATTCAGACCAAGCGCTTGCTTATGAAGGTAGTGAAGAAGCAGAGTTCATCATTTCTTCTGCTATTAAAGGTGTAGGTACAACAATCTTCTCTTCTATCGAGAGAGATTTAGAAGGTAACCTTCCATATGGTACTTACGAATTACTTGGGCTTGCAGAAAATGCAGTAGGTCTTGCAGACAACAGTATTTATCAAAGTGTTGTTTCAGAAGAAATTCGCACAACAGTAGAAGATGCTAAAGCTAGTTTGCTAGCTGGTGAAGTAAGTGTTGATACAGCTTATGGCATGGATGAAGCAACACTAAAAGGCATTATTTCTAGTGCTCAGTAGAAGGGCAATTAATAATGAAAAATGAAGAGCGAATGATGAGTCACCTAGAGCTTGATAGTATTCATTAAGAGTTAAGGATAAAGGCGTATGAGGATCTTTAGCTTGAGAGATTTTGCCTAAGGTATATAACCATTGCCGAGCCTATCTAAATGAGTGGGGCAAGGTTAATGAGAGGACAAAAAAATAAGAGGGGGTATTACGGAGAGTAGCGTAATGCCCTCTCTTTAGTAAAAACACACGGAAAGGAAAACCTTATGGAGCAGAAAATATTAGAGGCCAGAAAGATTACAAAGGTATACCCAGGTGGTGTTGTAGCCAATCATGAGGTTCAGTTAGATATTTATGAAGGAGAAATCCATGCTTTAGTAGGTGAAAATGGAGCAGGTAAGTCTACCTTAATGAAAATGCTATTTGGAATGACGCCCCCAACTAGCGGAGAAATCCTTATTAAAGGTGAGCCAGTGGCGTTCGCATCATCTAAATGTGCTATTGCAAAAGGGATAGGGATGGTACACCAACACTTTATGCAAGTGCCATCTATGACAGTAGCAGAGAACCTTATTTTAGGTGCAGAGCCAAGGAAGAACGGTTTAGTAGATAGAAAACAAGCTGTTAAGATTACAGAGGAATTATCAAAGGCGTATAATTTAACAGTAGATGCTAAAGCGCAGGTGGAAAATATTTCCCTGGCAATGAGACAAAAGTTAGAGATATTAAAAGCCCTTTATAGAGGGGCAAAGATTCTTATTTTAGATGAGCCTACTGCTGTCCTAACACCTCAAGAAACGCAGGAGCTATTTGAGCAGCTTAAACTGTTAAGAGAAAAGGGACATACGATTATCTTTATTTCACATAAGCTCAATGAAGTAAAAGAACTATGTAACCGTATGACTATTTTACGTGATGGGAAAACCATGGGTACTTATGAGATTAGTGACTTAAGTGAGCAAGAAATCTCAAGACTCATGGTAGGTAGAGATGTTAACTTAAACATGGAAAAGTCAGCACCTCACTTTGGAAAAACAGTTGTTTCTGTTAAGGATTTAGTGTATGTGAATCAATTTGGTAAGCAAAAGGTGGACCATGTATCCTTCTCTATTCGTGAGGGTCAAATCTTAGGGATAGCAGGTATTGATGGAAATGGTCAATCTGAATTAGTGGAGCTGATTGTAGGAGCGCTTAAGCAGTCATCAGGTCAGATTCATTTAAAGGGGAAAGACATTTCTAAATTACCAATTTTAAAACGTCAAGAAGCCGGTATTTCACACGTATCAGAAGACAGAATGAGATACGGTAGTGCGCCAAAGCTTTCTTTAGAAGACAATGCCATTTCAAAAATTTATTATACGAATGAGCTAAAAAGCTATGGTTTATTAAGTAGCAGAAAAATAGCTGCTTTTACAGAAAAAATCTTAAAGGATTTCAAAGTTAAATACGATCATAATAAACAATCTATTGGAGAACTATCAGGTGGGAATATTCAAAAGCTGATTGTAGGACGTGAATATGAATACAACCCAGAGCTTCTTATTATTAACCAACCAACTAGAGGGGTAGACGTAGGTGCTATTGAATTCATTAGGAAAAAAATCCTTGATATGAGAGAAAGAAGAAAAGCAATTTTATTAGTATCAGCAGACCTATCTGAAATTTTATCTTTAAGTGATAGTATTTTAGTCATGCATGAAGGAAAAATTGTTGGGTATATTGAAGATGCTAAAACAGCAACAGAAAATGAACTAGGGCTCTACATGCTAGGGGTTAAACAAGATTCAAAAGAAAAACTAGGAGGAGCCTACCATGAGTAGAAAAGGATTAAAAAATCATATTAATAGCTTTGCCTTACTTCGTTTAATGGTAGCCATACTAATTGCAGTTGGGATAACAGTAGCTATTATCTTTAGCATTAGTAAAGAACCAGGTACAGCTATTTATAACCTATTCTTAGGACCATTACAGTCTAAAAGACACTTCTTTAATGTATTAGAAAGTAGTATTCCTTTAATGTTTACTGGTTTGGCACTAAGCATTGTATTCAAATCAGGAAACTTCTCCATGATTGCAGATGGTGCTCTTTACATGGGGGGAGCAGTAGCAGCAGCTATTGCTATTAAAATGGCTCTTCCAGCAGGTATTCATCCAATAGTGATGATTTTAGCAGCAGCAGCAGTAGGTGCTGTGATTGGTAGTATCCCTGCTATTTTAAAGGTAAAATGTCATGCGAATGAGCTTGTAACATCGTTAATGCTTAATAATGTCTTTTTCTTCACAGGTATTTACCTTGTTAATAAACACCTTATTGATAGAAGTGCAGGGACTTTTGCTTCTTTAAAATACGAATCAACAAGTAGCCTTGGAAACATGGTAAGTGGAACAAAGCTCCACTATGGTTTCTTAATTGCTATAGCAGTAGCAGTCTTACTTTATATCTTAGTATATAAAACAAAATTTGGTTATGAAATTCGCCTTGTAGGAAGT
Coding sequences:
- a CDS encoding amidohydrolase, with the translated sequence MKHIFDETIKQTIELAEDIYKHPELGYKEVRTAGKVKEILEAEGIPYQDHVAYTGILATLDSGKPGPHIGLICELDGVPTLNHPYANKEDNAAHTCGHYAQIGAMMGVFLSLNKAKVMDQLCGKVTLVVTPAEEFCDLEYRKGLIAEGKIKHASGKQEMIELGVFDDMALILSCHTMGLDMNVYDAEIGAGLNGFLCKKAIFHGKGAHAGSNPAGGINALNAANLAMTGINFLRETFREEDAIRVHFVVKEGGQTVNTVPERVTMEMYVRAKTVDAILETDQKVTRALRAGALAIGCDLEIIDIPGYLPLHQDKNLTELVKIHILNYVSSERIAQGTHGFASGDMGDLSSLYPIVEIGVGGFTGTMHGCDFRTADYEQAYHIPAAYFIDTIIDLLSDGGKKAYDIKEKFNPIMSKEAYLAMLDGFNKTTIYKKGE
- a CDS encoding BMP family ABC transporter substrate-binding protein, encoding MTKKWARVLLTSLLTAALFTGCSSAPAESKPEEGTQTEAGTNETNGEKVKVSLLVTGSFGDKAFNDSAQTGMKQVAEQLSDKVEVEMIEMGNDKTKFEGSLLDASESDSDIIIVGTWDMKEILEQTAPLFPDKKYIIFDTDVDYAASDLSNVYSMSYKQNEAAFLAGVLAASTTTSDMTYANEEATIGFVGAKDTAAVINDSAVGFIQGAQFINPDIKVLVSYVGSYVDSAKAKELALTQYASGADCVFVAAGPASVGVIEAAAESKKYVIGVDSDQALAYEGSEEAEFIISSAIKGVGTTIFSSIERDLEGNLPYGTYELLGLAENAVGLADNSIYQSVVSEEIRTTVEDAKASLLAGEVSVDTAYGMDEATLKGIISSAQ
- a CDS encoding ABC transporter ATP-binding protein, which gives rise to MEQKILEARKITKVYPGGVVANHEVQLDIYEGEIHALVGENGAGKSTLMKMLFGMTPPTSGEILIKGEPVAFASSKCAIAKGIGMVHQHFMQVPSMTVAENLILGAEPRKNGLVDRKQAVKITEELSKAYNLTVDAKAQVENISLAMRQKLEILKALYRGAKILILDEPTAVLTPQETQELFEQLKLLREKGHTIIFISHKLNEVKELCNRMTILRDGKTMGTYEISDLSEQEISRLMVGRDVNLNMEKSAPHFGKTVVSVKDLVYVNQFGKQKVDHVSFSIREGQILGIAGIDGNGQSELVELIVGALKQSSGQIHLKGKDISKLPILKRQEAGISHVSEDRMRYGSAPKLSLEDNAISKIYYTNELKSYGLLSSRKIAAFTEKILKDFKVKYDHNKQSIGELSGGNIQKLIVGREYEYNPELLIINQPTRGVDVGAIEFIRKKILDMRERRKAILLVSADLSEILSLSDSILVMHEGKIVGYIEDAKTATENELGLYMLGVKQDSKEKLGGAYHE
- a CDS encoding ABC transporter permease, with translation MSRKGLKNHINSFALLRLMVAILIAVGITVAIIFSISKEPGTAIYNLFLGPLQSKRHFFNVLESSIPLMFTGLALSIVFKSGNFSMIADGALYMGGAVAAAIAIKMALPAGIHPIVMILAAAAVGAVIGSIPAILKVKCHANELVTSLMLNNVFFFTGIYLVNKHLIDRSAGTFASLKYESTSSLGNMVSGTKLHYGFLIAIAVAVLLYILVYKTKFGYEIRLVGSNPEFAKHSGINIGKVIILTQMLAGAIAGMGGAVEQAGMYNRFNWQDSPSYAWDGVIITILAGNNPKYVPLAAFFLGYIRVGADLMSRRSDVQNELVAIVQAVLILFITAERFLAVVKQRQESKKALSSYGE